CCACCGAGGGTGGGCTCGCCATAGACGGTGAAGGTGTTTTGTCGGGACTCCTGGATGATGACGCTGACGGTCGCGTCGCGGAGGATGCCCTTGTCTTCGAGTTGATCGATGATGGTGCGCTCGAGCTGGCTTGGCGTCATGCCCGAGACCTTGATGGGTCCGACGACTTGGAGGCGGACCGTGCCGGTCTCGTCGATCCTGCGGGTCTGGACCGACTCGACGCCTGGGACGATCAGCTCGAAGACGGTCACGGTGACGAGGTCGCCCGAGCCCATGACGTATTCCTGCACGTCGGGGACCAGGTCGCTGGGCTGGACCTGGGTGACGGGGAGGGCCTGGTTATCCCGTGATTCGATGATGTCGAGGCGGTCGAGGATGGGGGCTTCGCCGGGGGTATTCTCCCAGCGGCCGACGACGGAGGGGTCGAAGTACGAATCGAGTTCGCATCCGATCATCCCGATGGCCATGGCGACCACGAGGGTGGACTGGATCAGCCCGCCGACGGTGGTTCGTTTCCTGGATTGACGCTGCTTGATGCTCACGCCTGATGCTCCTGCTTACTGTCGTGCTCGAACGGCCCGCGGGGTGTCTTGGCACCGGATCATCACCCGATCCGAGTCGGGCGCATCGTACTCAAAGGCTGCGCCGATCGCACCTTGGAGCCACCTTACCATCGGCTACGCGTGGGTCTGGGCGTCACCTTAGGTTTGTGTTTCGGACTCAAAAAGGGTTGTGATCGTTAATGTGGTTGGGTCTGGATGATCGGACGTTGGGTCGGTTGGCGTGGTGCGGGAGCCGGTTCTCCGTTAAGAAAGGGGGATGAAGATCGCCATCATCGGCAACGGCGCTATGGCCACGGTGTGTGCCCTGATCCTGGCACCCGGTAATCAGGTGCGTATCTGGGGTCGTGATCCGCGGGTTCTTGGGGAGATGGCACGGGCGCGGGAGAACCTGCGTTATCTGCCGGGGCCGAGGCTGCCGGAGGGTGTGCTGATTACCAGTGATCTGCGGGAGGCGTTGGAGCGGTCGGAGCTGATCATTAATGCGATTCCGACGCAGCACATCCGGTCGGTGTGGGGTCAGATGGCCCCGCACACGCCTGGGGGGGTGCCGGTGGCGTCGGTGTCGAAGGGGATCGAGCAGGAGACGATATTGCGGCCGACGCAGATCATCGCGGAGGCGTTGCAGGACCCGGCGCACGGTCCGGATCACCCGGATGGGGCGCCGCGGCGGATGGCGACGCTATCGGGTCCGACGGTGGCGGAGGAGCTGGGGCGGTGTCTGCCGGCGACGTTGTGTGCGGCTTCGGAGGACTTGGAGCTGGCGGAGATGTTGCAGAAGTTGTTTTCCACGCACTGGTTACGGGTTTACACGAACACGGATTTGTTGGGGGTGGAGCTGGCTGGTGCGACGAAGAACGTGATTGCGTTGGCGGCGGGGATTCTGGATGGGCTGAAGGCTGGGATTAACGCGAAGAGTGCGTTGTTGGCGCGGGGGTTGGCGGAGATCTCGCGGCTGGGGCTGGCGATGGGGGCGCGTCAGGAGACGTTTTTCGGGATCGCGGGGGTGGGTGATCTGGCGACGACGTGTTTTTCGCCTTCGGGTCGTAACCGGAGCTGTGGTGAGCAGTTAGGGAAGGGGAGGAAGCTGGCGGAGGTGTTGGCGGAGATCCCTGGGGTGGTGGAGGGGGTGCCGACGACGCGGGGTGTGGTGACGCTGGCGGAGCGATATCGGGTGGAGATGCCGATCACGACGGCGATCCATCGGGTGCTTTTTGAGGGGTTGGACCCGATTGACGGGATCTCGTCGCTGATGACGCGGGACCTCAAGGCGGAGCGTGTGAACTGAGTCTTTTTGGCTAAATGAACACCGTTTCGGGGTTGTTGTCGTCAATCAAACGTGACCGATGGCCCCCGGAATGCGGTTGTTTGTGCGCACGTTTGGTGTGGTTGCGCGTTTGGGTTGGCCTTGTCTGACTTACCGGTTGGTGACGGGTTGGTGCGCACGGGGGTGGTATTTGGCGCGGTGGGTTGGGGGTTCTGTGGGCACCCCTTCGGGGTGACCCCAGGCACCCGGAGTGAGTCTTGGGTTTGGTCAGGGGGTGGGTGTGAAGCCGGCGGCGTCTAGGGTGCCGGCGGGGTCGTCGAAGTCGATGGAGCCGGTGATGGTTCCGCCGGTGTTGATGGCGGTGGGGCTAGCAGTGAGGGGGTCCTGATCGAGGACGGTGAAGGTGTTACCGGTTCCGTTGATGGTGACGTTGGAGTCGACGAAGTCGAAGGTGGTGGTCTGGACGGTGTCGGCGGCGTCGGCGTTGGTCTGGAAGAAGCTGTCCTGGATGGTGACGGTGCTGGAGTCAATGGCGAAGAAGGTTCCTGCACCGGGGTCACCAGCGGAATCGAGGTTCTGGCTGAGGTCAAAGCCTACGCTGTCGAAGGTGATGGGCGTGGTTCCGC
This Phycisphaeraceae bacterium DNA region includes the following protein-coding sequences:
- a CDS encoding NAD(P)H-dependent glycerol-3-phosphate dehydrogenase, with the translated sequence MKIAIIGNGAMATVCALILAPGNQVRIWGRDPRVLGEMARARENLRYLPGPRLPEGVLITSDLREALERSELIINAIPTQHIRSVWGQMAPHTPGGVPVASVSKGIEQETILRPTQIIAEALQDPAHGPDHPDGAPRRMATLSGPTVAEELGRCLPATLCAASEDLELAEMLQKLFSTHWLRVYTNTDLLGVELAGATKNVIALAAGILDGLKAGINAKSALLARGLAEISRLGLAMGARQETFFGIAGVGDLATTCFSPSGRNRSCGEQLGKGRKLAEVLAEIPGVVEGVPTTRGVVTLAERYRVEMPITTAIHRVLFEGLDPIDGISSLMTRDLKAERVN